The Microbacterium sp. LWO12-1.2 genome includes a window with the following:
- a CDS encoding DoxX family protein, producing the protein MTNTKAPSSAASLGLLVLRVVVGAIFAAHGAQKIFEYTIPGTIGSFADMGVPLAEIAAPVVAFVELIGGILLILGLLTRPVGIVLAIDMAVALILVHLPAGLWVGDGGFEFVAVLGVAALALALTGAGRFSVDGAVLRGRAPAWLS; encoded by the coding sequence ATGACGAACACCAAAGCCCCCTCTTCCGCCGCCTCGCTGGGACTCCTCGTCCTCCGCGTCGTCGTCGGTGCGATCTTCGCCGCGCACGGCGCGCAGAAGATCTTCGAGTACACGATCCCCGGCACCATCGGCAGCTTCGCCGACATGGGCGTGCCCCTGGCGGAGATCGCCGCGCCCGTCGTCGCGTTCGTCGAGCTGATCGGCGGCATCCTGCTCATCCTCGGACTGCTCACGCGTCCGGTCGGCATCGTCCTCGCGATCGACATGGCGGTGGCGCTGATCCTGGTGCATCTGCCAGCCGGGCTCTGGGTCGGCGACGGCGGATTCGAGTTCGTTGCCGTGCTCGGCGTCGCCGCCCTCGCCCTGGCTCTCACCGGTGCCGGCCGCTTCTCGGTCGACGGGGCCGTGCTGCGCGGCCGTGCCCCCGCCTGGCTGAGCTGA
- a CDS encoding ABC transporter substrate-binding protein: MKLNHAHPSRRARALRITGIAAVAAIALAGCSASGDAGGTGDGGDAGGELTFSNWQFLEDGKGPIIWDAVKGYTGPNDNIELTKVEIPFANYADKLSTELGAGGGPDVMVLQDSQFASLVDAGVLEPLDDIADELGDSLNNTNEAGFFQDGQYGFNWERPTYNTVIYNKDIFAELDLEVPTTFEEFLTTAETIKSELGIAGFAGRHQTAEIDGWTLEMANWIYGFGGELSDGKKLTIDKAENVEAVEAFLETFESGVAPIGDDASTFRAKFGQGQVGMLFENSGVATTITSNPDNVVNGENMGAAPLPLANAGSNSQLIIAVNANSDNVEAAKDFVRWVLGEEGQTAIRAGLGASAMATDVEPDAEFLAANPWATQFLEAAKTSKSTLVEGFETESKPIWREVLTAVEDLRVNGGDVKSTLAEVQKSLEAELG; the protein is encoded by the coding sequence GTGAAGTTGAACCACGCACACCCGTCCCGCCGTGCTCGTGCACTGCGGATCACCGGTATCGCCGCCGTCGCCGCCATCGCCCTCGCTGGATGCTCCGCATCCGGTGACGCGGGTGGCACGGGCGACGGGGGAGACGCCGGAGGAGAGCTCACGTTCTCCAACTGGCAGTTCCTCGAAGACGGCAAGGGTCCGATCATCTGGGATGCCGTCAAGGGTTACACCGGCCCGAACGACAACATCGAGCTGACCAAGGTTGAGATCCCCTTCGCCAACTACGCCGACAAGCTCAGCACCGAGCTCGGCGCCGGCGGTGGCCCCGACGTCATGGTCCTGCAGGACAGCCAGTTCGCGTCGCTCGTCGATGCCGGAGTGCTGGAGCCGCTCGACGACATCGCCGACGAGCTCGGTGACAGCCTCAACAACACCAACGAGGCCGGCTTCTTCCAGGACGGCCAGTACGGCTTCAACTGGGAGCGCCCGACCTACAACACGGTCATCTACAACAAGGACATCTTCGCCGAGCTCGACCTCGAGGTCCCGACCACGTTCGAGGAGTTCCTGACCACGGCGGAGACCATCAAGAGCGAGCTCGGCATCGCCGGATTCGCGGGTCGCCACCAGACCGCCGAGATCGACGGCTGGACGCTCGAGATGGCCAACTGGATCTACGGATTCGGCGGCGAGCTCAGCGACGGCAAGAAGCTGACGATCGACAAGGCCGAGAACGTCGAGGCCGTCGAGGCGTTCCTCGAGACCTTCGAGTCGGGCGTCGCGCCGATCGGCGATGACGCCTCGACCTTCCGCGCCAAGTTCGGCCAGGGCCAGGTCGGGATGCTGTTCGAGAACTCGGGCGTCGCGACCACCATCACCAGCAACCCCGACAACGTGGTGAACGGCGAGAACATGGGGGCCGCCCCGCTCCCGCTGGCGAACGCCGGATCGAACTCGCAGCTCATCATCGCCGTCAACGCCAACAGCGACAACGTGGAGGCCGCGAAGGACTTCGTCCGCTGGGTGCTCGGCGAAGAGGGTCAGACCGCGATCCGTGCCGGCCTCGGCGCCTCCGCCATGGCGACCGACGTCGAGCCCGACGCCGAGTTCCTGGCCGCCAACCCCTGGGCCACGCAGTTCCTCGAGGCCGCGAAGACCTCGAAGTCGACCCTGGTCGAGGGCTTCGAGACCGAGAGCAAGCCGATCTGGCGCGAGGTGCTGACCGCGGTCGAGGACCTGCGTGTCAACGGCGGCGACGTGAAGAGCACGCTCGCCGAGGTGCAGAAGTCCCTCGAAGCCGAACTCGGCTGA
- a CDS encoding carbohydrate ABC transporter permease gives MATSTLEAPRSTPRAAPPKRPRGSGAVGRFIERNGAYLFLFPAIVYLAIFTVFPLIRGLMLSFTATKLVNPAGGKPVGVENYEYLLSSDKFWTSVVTTLLYTLFTVVFSVGIGTAGALLLNTAFKGRGIIRAIATIPWAVPTVAAALIFVWIYNNEQGILNRTTSALGMGQHGWLVDPQYGLFAVTLATVWKLTPLVMLVMLSALQSVPQELREATWVDGATRFQSFLAVTLPHLMPTLRVITLLMTIWSIRRFEIIFLITGGGPLDVTNTLVVNVYRTAFQDQNLGRAAAIGALGLVLSLLVTVVYFIVEQIQERQESQR, from the coding sequence ATGGCCACCAGCACACTCGAGGCGCCCCGGTCGACGCCTCGCGCTGCGCCGCCGAAGCGGCCGCGAGGCAGCGGAGCCGTCGGGCGCTTCATCGAGCGCAACGGCGCCTACCTCTTCCTCTTCCCGGCGATCGTGTACCTCGCGATCTTCACGGTCTTCCCGCTGATCCGTGGCCTGATGCTGTCGTTCACCGCGACCAAGCTCGTGAACCCCGCGGGCGGCAAGCCGGTCGGCGTCGAGAACTACGAGTACCTGCTCTCCAGTGACAAGTTCTGGACCTCGGTCGTCACGACCCTGCTCTACACGCTGTTCACGGTCGTCTTCTCGGTGGGCATCGGCACCGCGGGCGCCCTGCTGCTGAACACCGCTTTCAAGGGCCGCGGCATCATCCGCGCGATCGCGACGATCCCGTGGGCCGTGCCGACGGTGGCCGCGGCGCTGATCTTCGTCTGGATCTACAACAACGAGCAGGGCATCCTCAATCGCACCACCTCCGCGCTCGGCATGGGGCAGCACGGCTGGCTGGTCGATCCGCAGTACGGACTCTTCGCCGTGACGCTCGCCACCGTGTGGAAGCTCACCCCGCTCGTGATGCTGGTCATGCTGAGTGCGCTGCAGAGCGTGCCGCAGGAGCTGCGCGAGGCGACCTGGGTCGACGGCGCCACGCGGTTCCAGTCGTTCCTCGCAGTGACGCTTCCGCACCTGATGCCGACGCTGCGTGTGATCACCCTGCTCATGACGATCTGGTCGATCCGCCGCTTCGAGATCATCTTCCTCATCACCGGCGGCGGTCCGCTCGACGTGACGAACACTCTGGTCGTGAACGTCTACCGCACCGCCTTCCAAGACCAGAACCTCGGCCGCGCCGCGGCGATCGGCGCCCTCGGACTCGTGCTGTCGCTGTTGGTCACGGTCGTGTACTTCATCGTCGAGCAGATCCAGGAACGTCAGGAGAGCCAGCGATGA
- a CDS encoding carbohydrate ABC transporter permease, with protein MTAMNETRNLIVPKEAAKTRSRHGAPGRRVGWLHFVLVPLSVLWLVPIIMVIGLSMMPPNNPGTQFFGLFPEEFSIKNYLTIWAQNPILLHLLNSLLITVPSVLLVCLLGSMTAFALARLRVPLKALIFGILILALILPMSSIVVATFRILQSMQLYNNLLGLVLVYTALGLPFAVIIIRTSYLAIPLETYEAARLDGASAWQIFWRIYLPLGKPALAVVAVWQTMMSWNDFLLPLVTLGDNALKPLTLVPLAYRGMYLSQPGALFAILVLISIPVVLLFLFIQKYLVNGLSGAIK; from the coding sequence ATGACCGCGATGAACGAGACCCGCAACCTGATCGTCCCGAAGGAGGCGGCGAAGACCCGATCCCGTCACGGGGCGCCCGGTCGCCGTGTGGGCTGGCTCCACTTCGTGCTCGTGCCCCTGTCGGTGCTCTGGCTCGTGCCGATCATCATGGTCATCGGGCTGTCGATGATGCCGCCGAACAACCCCGGCACCCAGTTCTTCGGGCTCTTCCCCGAGGAGTTCAGCATCAAGAACTACCTCACGATCTGGGCCCAGAACCCGATCCTGCTGCACCTGCTCAACAGCCTCCTGATCACCGTGCCCTCCGTGCTTCTGGTGTGTCTGCTCGGTTCGATGACGGCGTTCGCGCTGGCCCGGCTGCGCGTGCCCTTGAAAGCGCTGATCTTCGGCATCCTGATCCTCGCGCTGATCCTGCCGATGTCGAGCATCGTCGTCGCGACATTCCGGATCCTGCAGTCGATGCAGCTCTACAACAACCTCCTCGGGTTGGTGCTGGTCTACACCGCGCTCGGACTGCCGTTCGCCGTGATCATCATCCGCACCTCCTACCTCGCGATCCCGCTCGAGACCTACGAGGCCGCCCGGCTGGACGGCGCGAGCGCCTGGCAGATCTTCTGGCGCATCTACCTGCCGCTGGGCAAGCCGGCCCTCGCGGTGGTCGCGGTCTGGCAGACGATGATGAGCTGGAACGACTTCCTGCTGCCGCTGGTGACGCTGGGTGACAACGCCCTCAAGCCGCTCACCCTCGTGCCGCTCGCGTACCGGGGCATGTACCTCTCGCAGCCGGGTGCGCTCTTCGCGATCCTGGTGCTGATCTCGATCCCGGTCGTGCTGCTGTTCCTCTTCATCCAGAAGTATCTGGTGAACGGCCTCTCGGGGGCGATCAAGTGA
- a CDS encoding dihydrodipicolinate synthase family protein, which yields MTRYDILTAVPTAFHRDGTLDLEGSRAIFRFVGESGNEGAFILGTTGEFPAVDAAEFAALVEAALEELAGRMRVIVHVGQPSTFEAIRLTRIARELGATEFAALTPYYLRATDDSIFEYYRALSEAVGDGRMYVYIYPARSGNPVSPELLVRLSALPGIVGAKLSELSLDEIAAYRAVVPEDFELYTGADRDLIAAVAAGAQGVISGVSSVTPKPFRALADAGRTGDADAIARAQVAVDAVVSLIGGDMARMKEAYRVLDVVDTYCRMAIADPTDAERTAVAEVVAAHR from the coding sequence GTGACCCGCTACGACATCCTGACCGCCGTCCCCACCGCGTTCCACCGCGACGGGACCCTCGACCTCGAGGGCTCGCGGGCGATCTTCCGCTTCGTCGGGGAGTCCGGCAATGAGGGCGCCTTCATCCTCGGCACGACGGGCGAGTTCCCGGCCGTGGATGCGGCCGAGTTCGCGGCACTCGTCGAAGCGGCACTCGAGGAGCTGGCCGGCCGGATGCGCGTGATCGTGCACGTCGGCCAGCCCAGCACGTTCGAGGCCATACGTCTCACCCGCATCGCCCGCGAGCTGGGGGCGACCGAGTTCGCCGCCCTCACCCCGTACTACCTCAGGGCCACGGATGACTCGATCTTCGAGTACTACCGCGCACTGTCGGAGGCCGTCGGCGACGGGCGGATGTACGTCTACATCTACCCCGCCCGCAGCGGCAATCCGGTCTCGCCGGAGCTGCTGGTGCGGCTTTCGGCCCTGCCCGGCATCGTCGGTGCCAAGCTGAGCGAGCTCTCGCTCGACGAGATCGCCGCCTACCGCGCCGTGGTTCCGGAGGACTTCGAGCTCTACACCGGCGCCGACCGCGACCTGATCGCCGCCGTCGCCGCGGGTGCACAGGGGGTCATCTCCGGAGTCTCATCGGTCACGCCGAAGCCGTTCCGCGCCCTCGCCGACGCCGGACGCACGGGAGACGCCGACGCGATCGCCCGTGCGCAGGTCGCGGTCGACGCCGTGGTGTCGCTGATCGGCGGCGACATGGCGCGCATGAAGGAGGCGTACCGCGTGCTCGACGTGGTCGACACCTACTGCCGCATGGCGATCGCGGACCCGACGGATGCCGAGCGCACCGCCGTCGCCGAGGTCGTGGCCGCACACCGCTGA
- a CDS encoding DeoR/GlpR family DNA-binding transcription regulator: MPEWSQTVPAAVRREQIVSIIERQGFARVQELSRALSVSEVTVRSDLDLLAEENIIQRVHGGAMSGIKSTAHSPDYERALTRAVTEKRRIGNAAAALVESEMAILLDAGTTTLALARALRAREELRGVVVFTNSLTIALELGVAEPHHITVVVTGGTVSYKQRSLIDPLGDMFLGSVHSDLCFIGCNGVSATGFTNSSLPEVTMKRRYLDSAARRIVVADSSKIGKSQMIQVAPLSRIDTLVTGVEAPPAELEALREAGLTIELA, encoded by the coding sequence ATGCCAGAGTGGTCGCAGACGGTCCCCGCCGCGGTTCGACGCGAACAGATCGTGTCGATCATCGAGCGTCAGGGGTTCGCCCGCGTACAGGAGCTGAGCCGCGCACTCAGCGTCTCCGAGGTCACGGTGCGCAGCGACCTCGATCTGCTCGCCGAGGAGAACATCATCCAGCGCGTGCACGGCGGGGCGATGTCGGGCATCAAGTCGACAGCCCACTCGCCGGACTACGAGCGCGCCCTCACTCGCGCCGTCACCGAGAAGCGGCGGATCGGCAATGCCGCCGCGGCACTCGTCGAGAGCGAGATGGCCATTCTGCTCGACGCGGGCACGACGACCCTCGCACTCGCCCGCGCCCTGCGAGCGCGAGAGGAACTGCGCGGCGTCGTCGTCTTCACCAACTCGCTCACGATCGCCCTCGAACTGGGCGTGGCGGAGCCGCACCACATCACCGTCGTCGTCACCGGCGGAACCGTGAGCTACAAGCAGCGCTCGCTGATCGATCCGCTGGGCGACATGTTCCTCGGCTCGGTGCACAGCGATCTGTGCTTCATCGGATGCAACGGGGTGTCGGCCACCGGCTTCACGAACTCGAGCCTTCCCGAGGTCACGATGAAGCGTCGCTACCTCGACTCGGCCGCCCGACGCATCGTCGTCGCCGACAGCTCCAAGATCGGCAAGAGTCAGATGATCCAGGTCGCGCCGCTCAGCCGTATCGACACCCTCGTGACGGGCGTCGAAGCGCCTCCGGCGGAGCTGGAGGCGCTTCGAGAGGCCGGGTTGACGATCGAGCTCGCCTGA
- a CDS encoding carbohydrate ABC transporter permease, translating into MKILTRERLVGLAFLAPTLILFGVFVVYPIFYNVQASTLQWDGVNVGTAVGIGNYLELFQDPTFLITLRNSAFWIVLTIIPQGVIGFLLAVALNQGLRGSTIYRAIFFIPAILSPVVVGIVWQRILDPFNGVLTEIGKATGLEFLGGNYLADPQTAIFAVIFVNVWMWTGFSMLFYLAGLQLIDPSLMEAARIDGASGFQTMVRITFPLLKTTTLSLVLLGIIGSLKTFELVYVLTQGGPNHASEMLPTFAFLEAFQLQNVGYASAISVVLLVIAVVSSLSMVRVFGAGFITGDEK; encoded by the coding sequence ATGAAGATCCTGACGAGAGAGAGGCTGGTGGGACTGGCCTTCCTGGCCCCGACCCTCATCCTTTTCGGCGTCTTCGTCGTCTACCCCATCTTCTACAACGTGCAGGCGAGCACCCTGCAGTGGGATGGCGTGAACGTCGGCACCGCAGTCGGGATCGGCAACTACCTGGAGCTGTTCCAGGATCCGACGTTCCTCATCACTCTCCGGAACTCGGCCTTCTGGATCGTGCTGACGATCATCCCGCAGGGGGTGATCGGCTTCCTCCTCGCGGTCGCCCTCAACCAGGGGCTGCGGGGCAGCACGATCTACCGGGCGATCTTCTTCATCCCCGCGATCCTCTCGCCGGTGGTCGTCGGCATCGTCTGGCAGCGGATCCTCGACCCGTTCAACGGCGTGCTCACGGAGATCGGCAAAGCCACGGGGCTCGAGTTCCTCGGCGGAAACTACCTCGCCGACCCCCAGACCGCGATCTTCGCCGTGATCTTCGTGAACGTCTGGATGTGGACCGGATTCTCGATGCTCTTCTACCTCGCGGGACTGCAGCTGATCGACCCCAGCCTCATGGAGGCGGCGCGGATCGACGGAGCGAGCGGATTCCAGACCATGGTGCGGATCACCTTCCCGCTCCTGAAGACCACGACGCTCTCGCTCGTGCTGCTCGGGATCATCGGCTCGCTCAAGACGTTCGAACTCGTCTACGTGCTCACCCAGGGCGGTCCCAATCACGCATCCGAGATGCTGCCGACCTTCGCGTTCCTCGAGGCCTTCCAGTTGCAGAACGTGGGCTACGCCTCGGCGATCAGCGTCGTGCTGCTCGTGATCGCGGTCGTGAGCTCGCTCTCGATGGTGCGGGTGTTCGGTGCCGGATTCATCACAGGAGACGAGAAATGA
- a CDS encoding ABC transporter substrate-binding protein, with protein MKLKRSLAGVATVITALGVTACAGGAAPVESGNASGDAITFRSWSPIEQTTRQMIDAFQAENDGAKIDATIFNYPEYLVDLQSRASSNTMPDVLGLQPGALTQQYRENLMPLQDCAAETWGDDWQSKFYPIGIEQARMGNPEGDDNFYSLPILTQTVNLWANSEIFDEAGLSVPKTWDELVQTTKDLSGGDAAPFLLPAKDSWLRNVVFLQIANNVSPGTVYEAEDGTKAWTDPAIVKAFEYWSKLFSDGIAQDGAIGLDAYPSAVNQFEAGNAAMIPLGAWWIQQSDPTKSDIPPLSEGMSGYEPFLFPTIPGGAAESQFVGGIDVSLGISKNTANPELACKVLTDFIAGSAAQKLVNTMNDVPAVTGLAPEKFTSEKQEQIWNLFVDEWLPQVKWSRYFESPKLDQAVADALAAIATGDATPQEAAESVQAVQDTL; from the coding sequence ATGAAGCTCAAGAGGAGCCTGGCAGGAGTGGCGACAGTCATCACTGCACTCGGAGTCACCGCATGCGCCGGCGGCGCGGCGCCGGTGGAATCGGGAAACGCGTCGGGGGATGCGATCACGTTCCGTTCCTGGAGCCCGATCGAACAGACCACGCGTCAGATGATCGACGCCTTCCAGGCAGAGAACGACGGCGCGAAGATCGACGCGACGATCTTCAACTACCCGGAGTACCTCGTCGACCTGCAGAGCCGCGCGAGCTCGAACACGATGCCCGACGTGCTCGGCCTGCAGCCCGGTGCGCTCACCCAGCAGTACCGCGAGAACCTGATGCCGCTGCAGGACTGCGCGGCCGAGACCTGGGGCGACGACTGGCAGAGCAAGTTCTACCCGATCGGCATCGAACAGGCGCGGATGGGCAACCCCGAGGGCGACGACAACTTCTACTCGCTGCCGATCCTCACCCAGACGGTCAACCTGTGGGCCAACTCCGAGATCTTCGACGAGGCGGGCCTGAGCGTTCCGAAGACGTGGGATGAACTCGTCCAGACCACGAAGGACCTCAGTGGCGGTGACGCCGCGCCGTTCCTGCTTCCGGCCAAGGACTCCTGGCTGCGCAACGTGGTCTTCCTGCAGATCGCCAACAACGTCTCGCCCGGCACCGTGTATGAAGCGGAGGACGGCACCAAAGCATGGACCGATCCCGCGATCGTGAAGGCGTTCGAATACTGGAGCAAGCTCTTCTCCGACGGCATCGCCCAGGACGGCGCGATCGGTCTCGATGCCTACCCCTCGGCCGTGAACCAGTTCGAGGCGGGCAATGCGGCGATGATCCCGCTCGGCGCCTGGTGGATCCAGCAGTCCGACCCGACCAAGTCCGACATCCCGCCCCTCTCGGAGGGTATGTCCGGCTACGAGCCGTTCCTGTTCCCGACCATTCCCGGAGGAGCTGCCGAGTCGCAGTTCGTCGGCGGTATCGACGTGAGCCTCGGCATCTCGAAGAACACCGCCAACCCCGAGCTCGCGTGCAAGGTGCTCACGGACTTCATCGCCGGGTCTGCCGCGCAGAAGCTCGTCAACACGATGAACGACGTGCCCGCTGTGACCGGCCTCGCTCCCGAGAAGTTCACGAGCGAGAAGCAGGAGCAGATCTGGAACCTCTTCGTCGACGAGTGGCTGCCCCAGGTGAAGTGGTCGCGCTACTTCGAGTCGCCCAAGCTCGACCAGGCGGTCGCCGACGCGCTGGCCGCGATCGCGACCGGTGACGCCACTCCGCAGGAGGCCGCGGAATCCGTGCAGGCTGTCCAGGACACTCTGTAA
- a CDS encoding ketose-bisphosphate aldolase encodes MTLQTLRAALAEAEAGEYAVGAFNVSSIDQAIAVLDAATAERSPVIVQSIAGMSAYDDESRWWTRLRGLVEEYSDIPVVLHLDHGRTYDDCVRAIDHGFTSVMIDASRSTDTDEPASFHQNVAATRRVVDTAAPAGVSVEGELGTIGGAEAGVSGIVEEIVFADPDQAVEFVAQTGVDALAVAVGTSHGSVKFTDAAGGQRLRLELIAEIKSRLPETFLVLHGSSSVPADAVSVINAHGGEVRPSYGISPAQKSQGVAAGIRKINQGTDSHLAWSAQLRRFLQENPAVVEPSEQLRPAIGGFRAMVAQRMREFGSSGRA; translated from the coding sequence ATGACACTCCAGACGCTGCGGGCCGCGCTCGCCGAAGCCGAGGCAGGGGAGTACGCCGTCGGCGCCTTCAACGTGTCGAGCATCGATCAGGCCATCGCCGTGCTCGATGCCGCCACGGCGGAGCGCTCGCCGGTGATCGTGCAGTCCATCGCCGGCATGTCGGCCTACGACGACGAGTCGCGCTGGTGGACGCGGCTGCGCGGCCTGGTCGAGGAGTACAGCGACATTCCGGTCGTGCTGCACCTCGACCACGGCCGCACCTACGACGACTGCGTGCGCGCCATCGATCACGGATTCACGAGCGTCATGATCGATGCGTCCCGGTCGACCGACACGGACGAACCGGCTTCGTTCCACCAGAACGTCGCCGCGACCCGACGCGTCGTCGATACGGCGGCTCCCGCCGGCGTGAGCGTGGAGGGTGAACTCGGCACCATCGGTGGGGCGGAGGCGGGTGTCAGCGGCATCGTCGAGGAGATCGTCTTCGCCGACCCGGATCAGGCTGTCGAGTTCGTGGCGCAGACCGGAGTCGATGCGCTCGCCGTGGCCGTCGGCACCAGCCACGGCTCGGTCAAGTTCACGGATGCCGCGGGCGGACAACGACTGCGCCTCGAGCTCATCGCCGAGATCAAGAGCCGCCTGCCCGAGACGTTCCTCGTACTGCACGGTTCCTCCTCGGTACCGGCCGATGCCGTCTCCGTGATCAATGCGCACGGCGGCGAGGTGCGCCCTTCGTACGGGATCTCTCCGGCGCAGAAGTCGCAGGGCGTGGCCGCCGGCATCCGCAAGATCAATCAGGGCACCGACTCGCACCTCGCCTGGAGTGCGCAGCTGCGACGTTTCCTGCAGGAGAACCCCGCCGTGGTCGAGCCGAGCGAACAGCTGCGCCCGGCGATCGGCGGCTTCCGCGCGATGGTCGCGCAGCGCATGCGCGAGTTCGGCTCGTCCGGACGGGCCTGA
- a CDS encoding class II aldolase/adducin family protein, whose protein sequence is MTETTLQVDFDIAAAKREILDYCLRSMQYGLNFNTQGNISIRVPGVEDRFLITPTDLEYDKMTPEDIVLVNGDSELIEGRLGPSSEVTVHMAVYKRRPDVNAIVHSEPIYSNVWGVVGSPILGTLVNMVIYTKGDVPIMPFELSNNTEFGEHMCDAMGDLNAVVWANHGLLTVGPNLRDAFKTSVAVESAAKVQAYARALTDTPIVLDYDTLGITESL, encoded by the coding sequence ATGACCGAGACCACGCTGCAGGTCGACTTCGACATCGCCGCCGCGAAGCGGGAGATCCTCGACTACTGCCTGCGCTCGATGCAGTACGGACTCAACTTCAACACGCAGGGCAACATCAGCATCCGCGTGCCCGGAGTCGAGGACCGCTTCCTCATCACGCCCACCGACCTCGAGTACGACAAGATGACGCCGGAGGACATCGTGCTGGTCAACGGCGACAGCGAGCTGATCGAAGGTCGCCTCGGCCCGTCGAGCGAGGTCACGGTGCACATGGCGGTGTACAAGCGACGTCCGGATGTGAACGCCATCGTGCACTCCGAGCCCATCTACTCGAACGTGTGGGGGGTCGTGGGTTCCCCGATCCTCGGCACGCTGGTCAACATGGTGATCTACACCAAGGGCGACGTGCCGATCATGCCGTTCGAGCTCAGCAACAACACCGAGTTCGGCGAGCACATGTGTGATGCGATGGGCGACCTGAACGCCGTGGTCTGGGCGAATCACGGTCTGCTGACCGTCGGCCCGAACCTGCGCGACGCCTTCAAGACGAGCGTGGCCGTGGAGTCGGCCGCGAAGGTGCAGGCCTACGCCCGCGCCCTCACCGACACCCCGATCGTGCTCGACTACGACACCCTCGGCATCACCGAGTCGCTCTGA
- a CDS encoding FGGY-family carbohydrate kinase gives MSVIGLDLGTSGVRAVAFASDGDVRGAASAELALLRDGTGRVELEAAEIITAAEDVVRRAAQQAAAAGDPVQGIGFSVLGEAVVPIDETGAPVARVAVSMDTRGTEVAAAVGEILGEGRFTAITGQPLHGMFSLFKIMAGDAAWAGAAGYRCVGDLLAERWSGVAAIDLGQAARTGMLDVDSGEWSAEILRAAAVSAPWVRAERLPVPVASGSVIGVVREEAAGALGIAPGTPLVAGTHDQAAAFLGAGGEPGVRSVIALGSSDCLTVGSRVRPEGLGGTGFASYRVDDELWVTLAGTAAGGWALEWLAGLLNRDVADVFGTLSDVPPALLVLPYLAGSGTLDNDPAARGTIHGVTLDTTVAELARAVVEAAGFEFHKIIAALRAHDVEVSALHVTGAGAENADALAARAAAAGASLTPVGRDASARGAAMLALRGIGGDPTPLRLEPSGPTPAGAGADDAFAGWYAGQRAAYTALYEAMRALNPHLNSRPQPHDPSHIRRRT, from the coding sequence GTGAGCGTCATCGGACTCGACCTGGGCACGAGCGGCGTGCGCGCTGTGGCCTTCGCCTCCGACGGGGATGTGCGCGGTGCCGCCTCGGCGGAGCTCGCTCTGCTGCGAGACGGCACTGGCCGCGTGGAGCTCGAAGCCGCGGAGATCATCACGGCTGCGGAGGACGTGGTTCGCCGCGCCGCCCAGCAGGCCGCCGCCGCCGGAGATCCGGTGCAGGGGATCGGCTTCAGCGTGCTCGGCGAAGCGGTCGTCCCGATAGACGAGACCGGCGCACCCGTGGCGCGGGTCGCCGTGAGCATGGACACCCGAGGGACCGAGGTCGCCGCCGCGGTCGGCGAGATCCTGGGAGAGGGACGCTTCACGGCGATCACCGGTCAGCCGCTGCACGGCATGTTCTCGCTGTTCAAGATCATGGCCGGCGACGCCGCCTGGGCGGGAGCCGCCGGCTACCGCTGCGTCGGCGACCTGCTGGCCGAGCGATGGAGCGGTGTCGCCGCGATCGACCTGGGCCAGGCGGCGCGCACCGGCATGCTCGACGTCGACAGCGGGGAGTGGAGCGCGGAGATCCTTCGTGCGGCCGCGGTGTCGGCGCCGTGGGTGCGGGCCGAGCGTCTGCCGGTTCCGGTGGCGTCCGGCAGCGTCATCGGGGTCGTACGGGAAGAAGCCGCGGGTGCTCTCGGCATCGCGCCGGGCACTCCGCTCGTGGCGGGGACACATGACCAGGCCGCCGCCTTCCTCGGCGCTGGTGGTGAACCCGGAGTGCGCTCGGTGATCGCACTCGGGTCGAGCGACTGCCTGACCGTCGGCTCACGCGTGCGCCCCGAAGGACTCGGGGGTACCGGGTTCGCGAGCTATCGCGTCGACGACGAACTGTGGGTGACGCTCGCGGGTACCGCGGCAGGCGGGTGGGCGCTCGAATGGCTCGCCGGGTTGCTGAACCGAGACGTCGCCGATGTGTTCGGGACACTCTCCGACGTGCCTCCCGCGCTCCTCGTGCTGCCGTACCTCGCAGGTTCCGGAACGCTCGACAACGACCCCGCCGCGCGCGGCACGATCCACGGGGTGACCCTCGACACCACGGTGGCGGAGCTCGCCCGCGCGGTCGTCGAGGCGGCAGGGTTCGAGTTCCACAAGATCATCGCCGCCTTGCGCGCACACGACGTCGAGGTCTCCGCCCTGCACGTCACCGGGGCGGGAGCGGAGAACGCGGATGCGCTCGCCGCGCGCGCTGCCGCGGCCGGTGCGTCGCTCACCCCTGTCGGCAGAGATGCCTCGGCGCGCGGTGCCGCCATGCTCGCGCTGCGCGGCATCGGTGGAGACCCGACGCCGTTGCGGCTCGAGCCCTCCGGCCCGACGCCCGCCGGTGCGGGCGCCGACGACGCCTTCGCTGGGTGGTACGCCGGTCAGCGCGCCGCGTATACCGCGCTCTACGAAGCGATGCGCGCCCTCAATCCGCACCTGAACTCACGCCCTCAGCCACACGACCCCAGCCACATCAGAAGGAGAACATGA